A genome region from Hevea brasiliensis isolate MT/VB/25A 57/8 chromosome 7, ASM3005281v1, whole genome shotgun sequence includes the following:
- the LOC110638800 gene encoding F-box protein At3g07870-like — translation MESLPREIMLNILSRLPTPSLLNPKLVSRLWQNLAEDPFLIDLRFTHMSANNTNPCLILHGDHPIQNQLYALYFCPNNSNAGLAKRISLPPMLHFDIAASCNGWLCLSNSSQSTFHLYNPFTIDFLELPKSTYQNADVCTVLGFGIQAETKEYNVLKISHIIGSVRGRRFCGYPKS, via the coding sequence ATGGAAAGTCTTCCGCGTGAGATCATGCTCAACATACTTTCTAGACTACCCACACCATCCCTACTTAATCCTAAGCTTGTTAGTCGATTATGGCAGAACTTAGCTGAAGACCCATTTCTTATTGATCTCCGTTTCACCCATATGTCTGCAAATAATACTAATCCATGTCTTATCTTACATGGTGACCATCCCATTCAAAACCAGCTCTATGCTCTATACTTTTGTCCTAACAACAGCAATGCTGGGTTGGCGAAAAGAATTTCTTTGCCTCCAATGCTTCATTTTGACATCGCAGCCTCTTGCAATGGTTGGTTATGCTTATCTAATTCTTCACAGAGTACATTTCATTTGTACAATCCTTTCACCATTGACTTCTTGGAGCTGCCTAAGTCCACTTATCAGAATGCAGATGTCTGCACAGTACTTGGATTTGGGATCCAGGCGGAGACCAAGGAGTATAATGTTCTAAAGATTTCccatattattgggagtgttagaGGCCGTCGATTTTGTGGATATCCAAAAAGCTGA